One window of the Desulfovibrio intestinalis genome contains the following:
- a CDS encoding cob(I)yrinic acid a,c-diamide adenosyltransferase — MILVYTGDGKGKTSACTGQTVRAMGQGMKVAFGQFMKRDGQAGEQTMLAQWLGPRFLAGGLGFLRRDEERPAHREAALRVLDWAREQLLEVDMLVLDESLYALGSGILLREEVEDLLARTRQQDKHLVLSGRDAPDWLVETADLVTSMTEIKHPWRAGIKAAPGIEY, encoded by the coding sequence ATGATTCTTGTTTACACTGGTGATGGCAAAGGAAAAACCAGCGCCTGCACAGGCCAGACTGTGCGTGCGATGGGTCAGGGCATGAAGGTGGCCTTTGGGCAGTTTATGAAGCGCGACGGACAGGCCGGGGAGCAGACAATGCTGGCTCAATGGCTGGGGCCGCGTTTTCTGGCGGGGGGCCTCGGCTTTTTACGCCGCGACGAAGAACGCCCCGCCCACCGCGAAGCCGCCCTGCGTGTGCTTGACTGGGCGCGGGAGCAACTGCTTGAAGTGGATATGCTGGTGCTGGACGAAAGCCTGTATGCTCTTGGCTCTGGCATTCTTTTACGCGAGGAAGTGGAAGACCTGCTTGCCCGCACGCGCCAGCAGGACAAACATCTCGTGCTTTCAGGCCGTGATGCCCCGGATTGGCTGGTGGAAACAGCGGATCTTGTGACATCCATGACCGAAATAAAACA